The following proteins are encoded in a genomic region of Natrinema sp. DC36:
- a CDS encoding DUF5786 family protein: MGFGSYDESEQQDVDADFDDEDAVTSEENSHDGTIEFENGASSDELLDRLKAIKDDDDGDDGDDGTDG, from the coding sequence ATGGGATTCGGGAGCTACGACGAATCCGAACAACAGGACGTCGACGCTGATTTTGACGACGAGGACGCAGTGACATCGGAAGAGAACAGCCACGACGGAACGATCGAATTCGAGAACGGCGCGTCCAGCGACGAGTTGCTCGACCGACTCAAAGCGATCAAAGACGACGACGACGGCGACGACGGCGACGACGGTACCGACGGCTGA
- a CDS encoding DUF99 family protein yields MKSGVRALGIAESYRADRTRGRTRSTLAGAVVRADRAFDGLAYGSCRVGGTDGTAAVIDLIDELDRPDARYILLGAVAPAWYNVLDLSTIHRAVDQPVLAVTFEASGGLEAGLRDAFSGPELEERLETYRALPERRELSVNEETVYVRCVGLEPADADEVVRAFTPAGGRPEPIRVARQAARAGASYVRSLE; encoded by the coding sequence ATGAAGTCCGGGGTGCGGGCGCTGGGTATCGCCGAATCGTACCGCGCCGATCGGACCCGTGGTCGAACCCGAAGTACGCTCGCCGGCGCCGTCGTTCGCGCCGATCGAGCGTTCGATGGGCTCGCGTACGGCTCCTGTCGCGTCGGCGGTACCGACGGAACCGCCGCCGTGATCGACCTGATCGACGAACTCGATCGGCCGGACGCGAGGTACATCCTGCTCGGCGCCGTCGCCCCCGCCTGGTACAACGTTCTCGATCTTTCGACGATACACCGCGCAGTCGACCAACCGGTACTCGCCGTGACGTTCGAAGCGAGCGGCGGCCTCGAGGCCGGTCTCCGGGACGCGTTTTCGGGACCCGAACTCGAGGAGCGACTCGAGACCTACCGGGCGCTGCCGGAACGACGCGAACTGTCGGTCAACGAAGAGACCGTCTACGTGAGGTGCGTGGGGCTCGAGCCCGCCGATGCCGACGAGGTTGTCCGAGCATTCACACCCGCGGGCGGCCGTCCGGAGCCGATTCGGGTCGCGAGGCAGGCGGCTCGAGCGGGAGCGTCCTACGTTCGATCGCTCGAGTAA